Proteins encoded together in one Hevea brasiliensis isolate MT/VB/25A 57/8 chromosome 16, ASM3005281v1, whole genome shotgun sequence window:
- the LOC131168842 gene encoding uncharacterized protein LOC131168842, whose product MGAEEEQKGKQANEQPRSHPITETEFLTWKRRKDADASARKAEAARKRAEDIAAGTVQMNGRELFLHEPWVFDSSQY is encoded by the exons ATGGGAGCAGAAGAAGAGCAGAAGGGAAAGCAAGCAAATGAGCAGCCAAGGTCTCATCCCATAACAGAGACAGAGTTCCTCACCTGGAAACGCCGAAAG GATGCAGATGCCTCAGCTAGAAAAGCTGAAGCAGCTAGGAAACGTGCAGAAGATATAGCTGCCGGGACGGTGCAAATGAATGGGCGGGAGCTGTTCTTGCATGAGCCGTGGGTGTTTGATAGCTCTCAATACTGA